In Streptomyces sp. P3, one DNA window encodes the following:
- a CDS encoding amidohydrolase family protein codes for MSDHPVLHVKGRVLAGPDDVRDELWVVGGRISYGRPAGAREVRTVEGWALPGLVDAHCHVGLGGHGPVEPEVAEKQALTDREAGALLLRDAGSPSDTRWVDDRDDLPKIIRAGRHIARTRRYLRGYAHEIEPDDLVAYVAREARRGDGWVKLVGDWIDREAGDLAPSWPRAAAAAAIAEAHRLGARVTAHCFAENSLRDLVESGIDCVEHATGLTDDLVPLFAERGVAIVPTLVNIATFPELAAGGEAKFPRWSAHIRRLHARRYDTVRSAYDAGIPVFVGTDAGGSLPHGLVAAEVAELVTAGIPPLQALSATTWGARAWLGRPGLDEGAPADLVVYETDPRADVRVLAAPRRIVLNGRIVG; via the coding sequence ATGAGCGATCACCCGGTGCTGCACGTGAAGGGCAGGGTCCTGGCCGGACCCGACGACGTCCGCGACGAGCTGTGGGTCGTCGGCGGCCGGATCTCCTACGGCCGTCCCGCCGGGGCCCGCGAGGTCCGGACCGTCGAGGGCTGGGCGCTGCCCGGTCTCGTCGACGCGCACTGCCATGTGGGCCTCGGCGGGCACGGACCGGTCGAGCCGGAGGTCGCGGAGAAGCAGGCGCTGACCGACCGCGAGGCCGGCGCCCTGCTGCTGAGGGACGCCGGCTCGCCCTCGGACACCCGCTGGGTCGACGACCGCGACGACCTCCCGAAGATCATCCGGGCGGGCCGGCACATCGCCCGCACCCGCCGCTACCTCCGCGGCTACGCGCACGAGATCGAGCCCGACGACCTCGTCGCGTACGTTGCCCGGGAGGCCCGGCGCGGCGACGGCTGGGTCAAGCTGGTCGGCGACTGGATCGACCGCGAAGCGGGCGACCTGGCCCCCAGCTGGCCGCGGGCGGCCGCCGCGGCGGCCATCGCCGAGGCCCACCGGCTGGGCGCGCGGGTCACGGCGCACTGCTTCGCCGAGAACTCGCTGCGCGATCTGGTCGAGTCCGGCATCGACTGCGTCGAGCACGCGACCGGCCTGACGGACGATCTCGTCCCGCTGTTCGCCGAACGGGGCGTGGCTATCGTCCCGACCCTGGTCAACATCGCCACGTTCCCGGAGCTCGCCGCCGGCGGAGAGGCCAAGTTCCCGCGCTGGTCGGCCCATATCCGCAGGCTCCACGCGCGCCGGTACGACACCGTCCGCTCCGCCTACGACGCCGGCATCCCGGTCTTCGTGGGCACGGACGCCGGCGGCTCGCTGCCGCACGGTCTGGTGGCGGCGGAGGTCGCGGAGCTGGTGACCGCGGGCATCCCCCCGCTGCAGGCGCTCTCGGCGACGACGTGGGGCGCACGCGCGTGGCTCGGACGCCCCGGACTGGACGAGGGCGCGCCGGCGGACCTGGTGGTGTACGAGACGGACCCGCGCGCGGACGTCCGCGTGCTGGCGGCACCCCGGAGGATCGTGCTGAACGGGAGGATCGTGGGCTGA
- the cobC gene encoding Rv2231c family pyridoxal phosphate-dependent protein CobC codes for MHTDGQADEHADGRGSVPVHAHDLRHHGDAEMRDDGSALVDLAVNVRADTPPRWLLEHVAASLGGLAAYPDGRAARAAVAARHGVPVDRVLLTSGAAEAFVLLARALRVRRPVVVHPQFTEPESALRDAGHHVGRVLLRARDGFRLDPAAVPDDADLVVIGNPTNPTSVLHPADTIRRLARAGRTLVIDEAFMDAVPGEREALAGRTDVPGLVVLRSLTKTWGLAGLRIGYVLAAPETIAELERAQPLWPVSTPALAAAQACVQPQALAEAGHAAHRVTADRAHLVAGLEEFASDGLRVVGPAQGPFVLVRLPRAAAVRRQLRVLGFAVRRGDTFPGLDEEWLRLAVRDRVTVNRFLQALDQALALTRG; via the coding sequence ATGCACACTGACGGACAAGCTGACGAGCACGCCGACGGCCGGGGGAGCGTTCCCGTCCACGCGCACGACCTGCGCCATCACGGGGACGCCGAGATGCGGGACGACGGCTCGGCCCTGGTCGATCTCGCCGTGAACGTCCGCGCGGACACGCCTCCGCGCTGGCTGCTCGAGCACGTCGCGGCCTCGCTGGGCGGTCTCGCGGCATATCCCGACGGGCGGGCCGCGCGGGCGGCCGTCGCGGCGCGGCACGGCGTGCCCGTGGATCGGGTTCTGTTGACGTCGGGCGCGGCGGAGGCCTTCGTGCTGCTGGCGCGGGCCCTGCGGGTGCGGCGGCCGGTGGTGGTGCATCCGCAGTTCACCGAGCCGGAGTCGGCGCTGCGCGACGCCGGGCACCACGTGGGCCGGGTGCTGCTGCGTGCGCGGGACGGCTTCCGGCTGGATCCGGCGGCCGTCCCCGACGACGCCGACCTGGTGGTGATCGGCAATCCGACGAACCCCACGTCGGTGCTGCACCCCGCGGACACGATCCGGCGGCTGGCGCGGGCCGGTCGGACGCTGGTGATCGACGAGGCGTTCATGGACGCGGTGCCGGGCGAACGGGAGGCGCTCGCCGGGCGGACGGACGTGCCCGGTCTGGTGGTGCTGCGCAGCCTGACCAAGACCTGGGGACTCGCGGGGCTGCGGATCGGGTACGTCCTCGCGGCGCCGGAGACGATCGCCGAGCTGGAGCGGGCGCAGCCGCTGTGGCCGGTGTCCACGCCGGCGCTGGCCGCCGCACAGGCGTGCGTGCAGCCCCAGGCGCTGGCGGAGGCCGGGCACGCCGCGCACCGCGTCACCGCGGACCGGGCCCATCTCGTCGCCGGCCTCGAGGAGTTCGCCTCCGACGGGCTGCGGGTCGTGGGGCCGGCCCAGGGCCCCTTCGTGCTGGTCCGGCTGCCGCGGGCGGCCGCGGTCCGCCGGCAGTTGCGCGTGCTGGGCTTCGCGGTCCGGCGCGGGGACACCTTCCCGGGGCTGGACGAGGAGTGGCTGCGGCTGGCGGTACGGGACCGGGTGACGGTCAACCGCTTCCTCCAGGCCCTGGACCAGGCGCTGGCGCTGACGCGCGGCTGA
- a CDS encoding ZIP family metal transporter: MAVFVALGAFLMTLAGGWTAQRVTDRRHLVLGLAGGLMLGVVGLDLLPEALEAAGTEVFGVPAALLLFVAGFLLAHLVERLLAARQAAHGAEEAALRAPEVGLTAAAAMVGHSAMDGVAIGAAFQVDGGMGAAVALAVIAHDFADGFNTYTITSLYGNARRKAQAMLVADAAAPVAGAASTSFVSIPEQVLGGYLGFFGGALLYLAAAEILPEAHHEHPARSTVLCTIAGAAFIWLVVGLAS, encoded by the coding sequence ATGGCCGTCTTCGTCGCGCTCGGCGCGTTCCTCATGACGCTGGCCGGCGGCTGGACGGCGCAGCGCGTGACCGACCGCCGCCACCTCGTGCTGGGCCTGGCCGGCGGCCTGATGCTGGGCGTGGTCGGCCTCGACCTGCTGCCGGAGGCGCTCGAGGCGGCCGGCACCGAGGTCTTCGGCGTACCGGCCGCGCTGCTGCTCTTCGTGGCCGGGTTCCTGCTGGCCCATCTGGTGGAACGGCTGCTCGCGGCCCGCCAGGCGGCGCACGGCGCGGAGGAGGCGGCCCTGCGCGCGCCCGAGGTGGGTCTCACGGCCGCCGCCGCGATGGTCGGCCACAGCGCGATGGACGGCGTGGCGATCGGCGCGGCCTTCCAGGTGGACGGTGGCATGGGGGCCGCCGTGGCGCTCGCGGTCATCGCCCACGACTTCGCGGACGGCTTCAACACGTACACGATCACGAGCCTCTACGGGAACGCCCGTCGCAAGGCCCAGGCGATGCTGGTGGCGGACGCGGCGGCCCCGGTCGCGGGCGCCGCCTCGACGTCCTTCGTCTCCATCCCGGAGCAGGTGCTCGGCGGCTATCTCGGGTTCTTCGGCGGCGCGCTGCTGTACCTGGCGGCCGCCGAGATCCTCCCCGAGGCCCACCACGAGCACCCGGCCCGCTCGACCGTGCTGTGCACGATCGCGGGCGCGGCCTTCATCTGGCTGGTGGTCGGCCTGGCGTCCTGA
- a CDS encoding cobyrinate a,c-diamide synthase: MLTPPAATPSASSPTPPSASSSVPRLVIAAPSSGSGKTTVATGLMAAFAARGLAVSPHKVGPDYIDPGYHSLATGRVGRNLDAYLCGPELVGPLFAHGARGCDLAIVEGVMGMYDGAAGEGELASTAQVAKLLRAPVVLVVDASSQSRSVAALVHGFVSWDPHVRVGGVILNKVASDRHEELLRDALESAGTPVLGVVRRASRVDTPSRHLGLVPVAERRAEAVDSVAAMAAQVAQGCDLEALLALARGAGELSCAPWDAAEALRAVPGRALDVPIPDVPGPAVRIPPSGAGGLRPGGAGRPVVAVAGGSAFTFSYAEHAELLAAAGAEVVPFDPLRDERLPDGTAGLVVGGGFPEMYAAELSANEPLRKAVAALVDQGAPVAAECAGLLYLCRELDGQPMCGVLDASARMSGRLTLGYRDAVAVSDSALAVAGTRMRGHEFHRTVVEPGAGATPAWGLRTPQRRLEGFVERGVHASYLHTHWASEPGVVRRFVERCRTS; the protein is encoded by the coding sequence GTGCTGACGCCCCCTGCCGCGACGCCGTCCGCGTCCTCGCCGACGCCGCCTTCGGCCTCGTCCTCCGTGCCCCGGCTCGTCATCGCCGCACCCTCCTCGGGCAGCGGCAAGACCACCGTCGCGACGGGGCTGATGGCCGCGTTCGCCGCGCGTGGGCTCGCCGTGTCCCCGCACAAGGTCGGGCCGGACTACATCGACCCCGGATACCACTCGCTCGCGACCGGGCGGGTGGGCCGCAACCTCGACGCGTACCTGTGCGGGCCGGAACTGGTCGGCCCGCTGTTCGCGCACGGTGCGCGCGGCTGCGACCTGGCGATCGTCGAGGGCGTGATGGGGATGTACGACGGGGCCGCGGGCGAGGGCGAACTGGCCTCCACGGCCCAGGTGGCGAAGCTGCTGCGGGCGCCGGTGGTGCTCGTGGTCGACGCCTCGTCGCAGTCCCGGTCGGTGGCGGCGCTGGTGCACGGGTTCGTCTCCTGGGACCCGCACGTGCGGGTCGGGGGCGTGATCCTCAACAAGGTCGCCTCCGACCGCCACGAGGAACTGCTGCGGGACGCGCTGGAGTCGGCCGGGACACCGGTGCTCGGCGTGGTGCGGCGGGCCTCGCGGGTGGACACGCCGTCCCGGCACCTCGGACTGGTGCCGGTCGCCGAACGGCGGGCCGAGGCGGTGGACTCCGTCGCTGCGATGGCGGCGCAGGTGGCACAGGGGTGCGACCTCGAGGCGCTGCTCGCGCTGGCACGAGGCGCGGGAGAGCTGTCCTGCGCGCCCTGGGACGCGGCCGAGGCCCTGCGTGCCGTGCCCGGGCGGGCCCTCGACGTCCCGATCCCCGACGTCCCGGGCCCCGCGGTCCGGATCCCGCCCTCCGGCGCCGGTGGGCTGCGGCCGGGCGGCGCGGGCCGGCCTGTGGTCGCCGTCGCCGGCGGCTCCGCCTTCACGTTCTCCTACGCCGAGCACGCCGAGCTGCTCGCCGCCGCCGGCGCCGAGGTGGTCCCCTTCGATCCGCTGCGGGACGAGCGACTGCCCGACGGGACCGCCGGGTTGGTCGTCGGGGGCGGGTTCCCCGAGATGTACGCGGCCGAGCTGTCCGCCAACGAACCACTGCGCAAGGCGGTGGCGGCCCTCGTGGACCAGGGGGCGCCCGTCGCCGCCGAGTGCGCCGGGCTGCTCTATCTGTGCCGCGAGCTGGACGGGCAGCCCATGTGCGGGGTGCTCGACGCGTCAGCGCGGATGAGCGGACGGCTCACGCTCGGCTACCGGGACGCGGTCGCCGTGAGCGACAGCGCGCTGGCCGTCGCCGGAACCCGGATGCGGGGCCACGAGTTCCACCGGACCGTCGTGGAGCCCGGCGCGGGCGCGACCCCCGCGTGGGGGCTGCGGACCCCGCAGCGGCGGCTCGAGGGGTTCGTGGAGCGCGGCGTGCACGCGAGCTATCTGCACACGCACTGGGCGTCCGAACCGGGCGTGGTCCGCCGGTTCGTGGAGAGGTGCCGGACGTCATGA
- the cobO gene encoding cob(I)yrinic acid a,c-diamide adenosyltransferase, with product MPQGQPSVVPDDGLTTRQRRNRALVMVHMGIGKGKSTAAFGLALRAWNQGWPIGVFQFVKSAKWKVGEENALRVLGASGEGGSVDWHKMGEGWSWVQRDQQLDNEEKAREGWEQVKRDLAAEAYKLYVLDEFAYPLHWGWIDVDEVISVLRERPGTQHVVITGRNAPGKLVDFADLVTDMSKVKHPMDAGQKGQRGIEW from the coding sequence ATGCCGCAGGGACAGCCGAGTGTCGTGCCGGACGACGGACTGACGACGCGTCAGCGCCGCAACCGGGCGCTCGTCATGGTGCACATGGGCATCGGCAAGGGGAAGTCGACCGCCGCCTTCGGGCTCGCGCTGCGGGCCTGGAACCAGGGGTGGCCGATCGGGGTGTTCCAGTTCGTCAAGTCGGCGAAGTGGAAGGTCGGCGAGGAGAACGCGCTGCGGGTGCTGGGGGCGTCCGGCGAGGGCGGTTCCGTCGACTGGCACAAGATGGGCGAGGGCTGGTCGTGGGTGCAGCGCGACCAGCAGCTCGACAATGAGGAGAAGGCCCGTGAGGGCTGGGAGCAGGTCAAGCGGGACCTCGCCGCCGAGGCGTACAAGCTGTACGTGCTCGACGAGTTCGCCTATCCGCTGCACTGGGGGTGGATCGACGTCGACGAGGTGATCTCGGTGCTGCGGGAGAGGCCCGGGACCCAGCACGTCGTCATCACCGGACGCAACGCGCCCGGGAAGCTCGTGGACTTCGCCGACCTGGTCACCGACATGTCCAAGGTCAAGCATCCGATGGACGCGGGGCAGAAGGGGCAGAGGGGCATCGAGTGGTGA
- a CDS encoding putative cobaltochelatase, whose amino-acid sequence MSTPFPFTAVVGQDDLRLALLLNAVSPAVGGVLVRGEKGTAKSTAVRALSALMPALDAVTGCRFSCDPASPDPACPDGPHEPGAYETRPARMVELPVGASEDRLVGALDIERALAEGVKAFEPGLLADAHRGILYVDEVNLLHDHLVDLLLDAAAMGASYVEREGVSVRHAARFLLVGTMNPEEGELRPQLLDRFGLTVEVAASREPDQRVEVVRRRLAHDDDPEAFAARWADEEAAVRGRIAAARELLPSVRLGDAALRQIAATCAAFEVDGMRADIVMARTATALAAWAGRTDVLAEDVRQAALLALPHRRRRNPFDAPGLDEDKLDETLEEFGGSDDEDPDPGPQGPEGGPDDGPEGGPDGGGGLPPQSGDTAHDTAGDATVPPQGDGAGPDTGRSGEGDAQPQPGGPGAGEQSPVRAAEPFRTKTLSVPGIGEGAAGRRSRARTEHGRTTGARRPRGALTKLHLAATVHAAAPHQRARGRSGPGLVVRRDDLRQAVREGREGNLVLFVVDASGSMAARQRMGAVKGAVLSLLLDAYQRRDKVGLVTFRGSAADVALPPTSSVDAAAVRLESLPTGGRTPLAAGLLRAHDVLRVERLRDPARRALVVVVTDGRATGGPEPVGTAGRAARLFAAEGVASVVVDCESGPVRLGLAGELAAQLGGTAVTLDELRADSIAGLVKNVQGTSRRAA is encoded by the coding sequence GTGAGTACTCCTTTCCCGTTCACGGCCGTCGTCGGCCAGGACGACCTGCGGCTCGCGCTGCTGCTGAACGCCGTGTCGCCGGCGGTGGGCGGTGTGCTGGTGCGCGGCGAGAAGGGCACCGCAAAGTCGACGGCGGTACGGGCGCTGTCGGCGCTCATGCCGGCGCTGGACGCGGTGACCGGCTGCCGGTTCTCCTGCGACCCGGCCTCGCCCGACCCGGCCTGCCCCGACGGACCGCACGAGCCGGGGGCGTACGAGACGCGGCCGGCGCGGATGGTGGAGCTGCCGGTCGGCGCCTCCGAGGACCGGCTGGTGGGCGCGCTGGACATCGAACGGGCGCTGGCGGAGGGCGTGAAGGCCTTCGAGCCGGGGCTCCTCGCCGACGCGCACCGGGGCATCCTCTACGTCGACGAGGTCAACCTCCTCCACGACCATCTGGTCGACCTGCTGCTGGACGCGGCCGCGATGGGCGCCTCGTACGTCGAGCGCGAGGGCGTCTCCGTACGGCACGCGGCCCGGTTCCTGCTCGTCGGCACCATGAACCCCGAGGAGGGCGAGCTGCGGCCGCAGTTGCTCGACCGGTTCGGGCTGACGGTGGAGGTGGCGGCCTCGCGCGAGCCCGACCAGCGGGTGGAGGTGGTGCGGCGGCGGCTCGCGCACGACGACGACCCCGAGGCGTTCGCCGCGCGCTGGGCGGACGAGGAGGCCGCCGTCCGCGGCCGGATCGCGGCGGCGCGCGAGCTGCTGCCGTCGGTGCGGCTGGGCGACGCGGCGCTGCGGCAGATCGCGGCGACGTGCGCCGCGTTCGAGGTGGACGGCATGCGCGCCGACATCGTCATGGCGCGCACGGCCACCGCGCTGGCCGCGTGGGCCGGACGGACCGACGTGCTCGCGGAGGACGTACGGCAGGCCGCGCTGCTCGCACTGCCGCACCGCAGGCGGCGCAACCCCTTCGACGCGCCCGGACTCGACGAGGACAAGCTCGACGAGACGCTGGAGGAGTTCGGCGGCTCGGACGACGAGGATCCCGACCCCGGCCCGCAGGGCCCCGAGGGCGGCCCCGACGACGGTCCCGAGGGCGGTCCTGACGGCGGGGGCGGCCTGCCGCCGCAGTCCGGCGACACGGCCCACGACACGGCCGGCGACGCCACCGTGCCGCCGCAGGGCGACGGCGCCGGCCCCGACACCGGGCGGAGCGGGGAGGGCGACGCGCAGCCGCAGCCGGGCGGCCCTGGAGCCGGGGAGCAGTCCCCCGTGCGGGCCGCCGAGCCGTTCCGCACGAAGACGCTGAGCGTGCCCGGCATCGGTGAGGGCGCCGCCGGGCGGCGGTCGCGGGCGCGCACCGAGCACGGCCGGACCACGGGCGCGCGGCGCCCCCGGGGCGCGCTGACCAAGCTGCACCTGGCGGCGACCGTGCACGCGGCCGCCCCGCACCAGCGGGCGCGTGGACGGTCCGGGCCGGGGCTGGTGGTGCGGCGCGACGATCTGCGGCAGGCGGTCCGGGAGGGGCGCGAGGGGAACCTCGTGCTGTTCGTCGTGGACGCCTCGGGGTCGATGGCCGCCCGGCAGCGGATGGGCGCGGTGAAGGGCGCGGTGCTGTCGCTGCTGCTCGACGCCTATCAGCGGCGGGACAAGGTCGGGCTCGTCACCTTCCGCGGCTCGGCCGCGGACGTCGCGCTGCCGCCCACCTCGTCGGTGGACGCGGCCGCCGTACGCCTGGAGTCACTGCCCACCGGGGGGCGCACGCCGCTGGCCGCCGGGCTGCTCCGGGCGCACGACGTGCTGCGCGTGGAGCGGTTGCGGGATCCGGCGCGGCGGGCGCTGGTCGTCGTGGTGACGGACGGACGGGCCACCGGGGGCCCCGAGCCGGTCGGGACGGCCGGACGGGCGGCCCGGCTGTTCGCCGCCGAGGGCGTCGCGAGCGTGGTGGTCGACTGCGAGTCGGGGCCGGTACGGCTCGGGCTCGCCGGGGAGCTCGCCGCACAGCTGGGAGGAACCGCCGTCACGCTGGACGAGCTGCGGGCGGACTCCATCGCGGGACTGGTGAAGAACGTGCAGGGAACTTCGAGGAGGGCCGCTTAA
- a CDS encoding cobyric acid synthase — MSGGLLVAGTTSDAGKSVVTAGICRWLVRRGVKVAPFKAQNMSLNSFVTREGAEIGRAQAMQAQACRVEPTALMNPVLLKPGGERSSQVVLLGRPVGEMSARGYHGGRQQRLLGTVLDCLAELRGTYDAVICEGAGSPAEINLRRTDIVNMGIARSARLPVLVVGDIDRGGVFASFFGTVALLSPEDQELVAGFLVNKFRGDVSLLEPGLDMLHGLTGRRTYGVLPFRHGLGIDEEDGLRVSLRGTVRESNTAPPVGEDVLRVAVCAVPLMSNFTDVDALAAEPGVVVRFVDRPEELADADLVVVPGTRGTVRALQWLRERGLADALVRRAAEQRPVLGVCGGYQILGTRIEDEVESRLGRVDGLGLLPVRVRFAPEKTLTRPVGEALGESVEGYEIHHGVATVDGGEAFLRDDRGNPLDGCRVGQVWGTHWHGSLESDGFRRAFLREVAAAAGRRFVPAPDTSFAALREEQLDRLGDLIEEHADTDALWRLIESGAPRGLPFVPPGAPT; from the coding sequence ATGAGCGGGGGGCTCCTCGTCGCCGGCACGACCTCCGACGCCGGCAAGAGCGTCGTCACCGCCGGGATCTGCCGGTGGCTGGTGCGACGCGGCGTCAAGGTCGCGCCGTTCAAGGCGCAGAACATGTCCCTGAACTCCTTCGTGACGCGGGAGGGCGCCGAGATCGGGCGGGCGCAGGCCATGCAGGCGCAGGCCTGCCGGGTGGAGCCGACCGCGCTGATGAACCCCGTGCTGCTCAAGCCGGGCGGGGAGCGCAGCAGCCAGGTCGTGCTGCTGGGCAGGCCGGTGGGCGAGATGAGCGCCCGCGGCTACCACGGTGGGCGGCAGCAGAGACTCCTCGGCACCGTTCTCGACTGTCTCGCCGAGTTGCGGGGCACGTATGACGCGGTGATCTGTGAGGGGGCGGGCAGTCCCGCCGAGATCAACCTGCGGCGGACCGACATCGTGAACATGGGGATCGCGCGCAGCGCGCGGCTGCCCGTGCTCGTCGTCGGCGACATCGACCGGGGCGGGGTCTTCGCGTCGTTCTTCGGCACCGTGGCCCTGCTGTCGCCCGAGGACCAGGAACTGGTCGCCGGATTCCTCGTCAACAAGTTCCGCGGGGACGTCTCCCTGCTGGAGCCGGGCCTGGACATGCTGCACGGGCTCACCGGGCGGCGGACGTACGGGGTGCTGCCGTTCCGGCACGGTCTCGGGATCGACGAGGAGGACGGGCTGCGGGTCTCGCTGCGGGGAACCGTGCGGGAGTCGAACACCGCCCCGCCGGTCGGTGAGGACGTGCTGCGGGTCGCGGTCTGCGCGGTCCCGCTGATGTCCAACTTCACCGACGTGGACGCGCTGGCCGCCGAGCCCGGCGTCGTCGTGCGGTTCGTCGACCGGCCCGAGGAACTGGCCGACGCCGACCTGGTCGTCGTACCGGGCACCCGGGGCACCGTGCGGGCGCTTCAGTGGCTGCGTGAGCGCGGCCTCGCCGACGCGCTGGTGCGCAGGGCCGCCGAACAGCGGCCCGTCCTCGGCGTCTGCGGGGGCTACCAGATCCTCGGCACGCGGATCGAGGACGAGGTCGAGAGCCGGCTCGGCCGGGTCGACGGGCTCGGACTGCTTCCCGTACGGGTGCGGTTCGCCCCGGAGAAGACCCTCACCCGGCCGGTGGGCGAGGCCCTCGGCGAGTCCGTCGAGGGGTACGAGATCCATCACGGGGTGGCCACCGTGGACGGCGGCGAGGCGTTCCTGCGCGACGACCGCGGAAACCCCCTGGACGGCTGCCGGGTCGGGCAGGTGTGGGGCACGCACTGGCACGGCTCGCTGGAGTCGGACGGCTTCCGGCGGGCCTTCCTGCGCGAGGTGGCCGCGGCCGCGGGCCGGCGTTTCGTGCCCGCTCCCGACACCTCGTTCGCCGCGCTGCGCGAGGAGCAGCTGGACCGGCTCGGCGACCTGATCGAGGAGCACGCGGACACCGACGCGCTCTGGCGGCTGATCGAGTCGGGCGCGCCGCGGGGGCTGCCGTTCGTCCCCCCGGGAGCGCCCACGTGA
- a CDS encoding cobalamin biosynthesis protein translates to MGAERVHAYGAAAGLLGDLLLGDPRRGHPVAVFGRAAGAVERLLWRDHRGWGALHTVVCAGGAVALGAVASRGVRRSPAASVALTAAATWAVVGGSSLVREARAVGRALEAGDVEAARERLPHLCGRDPQALDADGIARAVVESVAENTSDAVVGALVWGAVGGVPGLVGFRAVNTLDAMVGHRSPRYLRFGWAAARLDDLAGWPGARLTAVLAAAAGDDPHGALRAWRADARSHPSPNAGPVEASFAGALGVRLGGTLSYGGRVEHRPVLNGAAGRAVTAHDIERAARLSRRVGLLALGVTVAARLVAKGRQS, encoded by the coding sequence ATGGGTGCCGAGCGCGTCCACGCGTACGGCGCCGCCGCCGGCCTTCTCGGCGACCTGCTCCTCGGCGATCCCCGCCGCGGGCATCCGGTCGCCGTGTTCGGGCGGGCCGCGGGCGCCGTCGAACGGCTGCTCTGGCGGGACCACCGGGGGTGGGGCGCCCTGCACACCGTCGTGTGCGCGGGCGGCGCCGTCGCCCTCGGAGCCGTCGCCTCACGGGGCGTGCGCCGCTCCCCCGCCGCCTCCGTGGCCCTGACCGCCGCCGCCACCTGGGCCGTCGTCGGGGGCAGTTCGCTCGTCCGCGAGGCCCGCGCTGTCGGACGGGCCCTGGAGGCGGGGGACGTCGAGGCGGCCCGCGAACGACTGCCGCATCTGTGTGGGCGCGACCCCCAGGCGCTGGACGCCGACGGGATCGCCCGGGCCGTCGTGGAGTCCGTCGCCGAGAACACCTCCGACGCCGTCGTCGGTGCGCTGGTGTGGGGCGCCGTGGGCGGCGTGCCGGGGCTGGTCGGGTTCCGGGCCGTCAACACCCTTGACGCGATGGTCGGTCACCGCTCGCCGCGGTACCTGCGCTTCGGCTGGGCCGCCGCCCGGCTCGACGACCTCGCCGGGTGGCCCGGGGCGCGGCTGACCGCCGTGCTCGCCGCCGCCGCGGGGGACGATCCGCACGGTGCGCTGCGGGCCTGGCGCGCCGACGCCCGCAGTCACCCGAGCCCCAACGCGGGCCCCGTGGAGGCGTCTTTCGCGGGCGCCCTCGGGGTGCGGCTGGGCGGGACCCTGTCGTACGGCGGCCGGGTCGAGCACCGGCCGGTCCTCAACGGGGCGGCCGGACGGGCCGTCACCGCGCACGACATCGAACGCGCCGCGCGGCTCTCCCGCCGCGTCGGTCTGCTCGCGCTCGGCGTCACCGTCGCCGCGCGCCTGGTCGCGAAGGGACGTCAGTCATGA
- a CDS encoding inorganic phosphate transporter, producing the protein MENFSLILAIVVVTALAFDFTNGFHDTANAMATTISTGALKPKVAVAMSAVLNLVGAFLSVEVANTISKGLVDETGIRPEVIFAALVGAILWNLLTWLVGLPSSSSHALMGGLIGATIASAGTGAVHGDVLVTKVLLPAIAAPIVAGVAAMFATRLSYTLGRRADGRAADKGYRAGQIASAGLVSLAHGTNDAQKTMGIITLALVAGGAVAPDSDPPTWVILSAGLAIALGTYLGGWRIIRTMGKGLTDLQPQQGFAAQTSAATVILASSHLGFSLSTTHSVSGAVMGAGLGRKGGVVRWSTATRMFVAWGLTLPAAALVGALAESVTGLGDWGTAVVAVFLIASSAAIWKISRREVVDASNVNESEEPAGVITTAIAMVAPPPTGTPAEDVTTDLTATIPAPAAPTAPAAPPAAAV; encoded by the coding sequence ATGGAAAACTTCTCGCTGATCCTCGCGATTGTGGTGGTAACCGCACTTGCGTTTGATTTCACGAACGGTTTTCACGACACCGCCAACGCGATGGCCACGACCATCTCGACCGGTGCACTCAAGCCCAAGGTCGCGGTGGCCATGTCCGCCGTGCTGAACCTTGTGGGAGCCTTCCTCTCGGTGGAGGTCGCCAACACGATCTCCAAGGGTCTCGTCGACGAGACCGGCATCCGTCCCGAGGTCATCTTCGCCGCCCTGGTCGGCGCGATCCTCTGGAACCTGCTGACCTGGCTGGTGGGCCTGCCCTCCAGCTCCTCGCACGCCCTGATGGGCGGCCTGATCGGCGCCACCATCGCCTCGGCCGGTACGGGCGCGGTCCACGGCGACGTGCTGGTGACCAAGGTGCTGCTGCCGGCGATCGCCGCGCCGATCGTCGCGGGCGTCGCGGCGATGTTCGCCACCCGCCTCTCCTACACGCTGGGCCGCAGGGCCGACGGCAGGGCAGCGGACAAGGGCTACCGCGCGGGCCAGATCGCCTCGGCCGGCCTGGTCTCCCTCGCCCACGGCACCAACGACGCCCAGAAGACGATGGGCATCATCACCCTGGCCCTGGTGGCCGGCGGTGCCGTTGCCCCCGACTCCGACCCGCCCACCTGGGTCATCCTCTCGGCCGGTCTGGCCATCGCGCTCGGCACCTACCTCGGCGGCTGGCGCATCATCCGCACGATGGGCAAGGGGCTGACCGACCTCCAGCCGCAGCAGGGCTTCGCGGCCCAGACCAGTGCCGCGACGGTCATCCTGGCCTCCTCCCACCTCGGCTTCTCCCTCTCCACCACGCATTCGGTCTCCGGTGCGGTGATGGGCGCGGGGCTGGGACGCAAGGGCGGTGTGGTCCGCTGGTCGACCGCGACCCGCATGTTCGTCGCCTGGGGTCTGACCCTCCCGGCCGCCGCCCTGGTGGGCGCGCTCGCCGAGTCGGTCACCGGGCTCGGCGACTGGGGCACGGCGGTGGTCGCCGTCTTCCTGATCGCCTCCAGCGCGGCCATCTGGAAGATCTCCCGGCGCGAGGTCGTCGACGCGTCGAACGTCAACGAGTCCGAGGAACCGGCCGGTGTCATCACCACGGCCATCGCCATGGTCGCGCCGCCGCCCACGGGCACGCCGGCCGAGGACGTCACGACGGACCTGACGGCGACCATCCCGGCGCCGGCCGCGCCGACCGCCCCCGCCGCTCCCCCGGCCGCGGCCGTCTGA